CAACGAGAAAGTCAGTTTAAAAGACTTAAATGGTCAAGTATGGATCGCTGATTTTGTATTCACCAGCTGTGAAACCGTATGCCCCCCAATGACGTTTAATTTAGCAAAGCTACAAGCCAAGCTGAAAGAAGAAGGTGTGGAGGATTACAGAATCGTTTCGTTCAGTGTTGATCCAGAAAAAGATACACCGGAAGTGTTGAAGGAATATATATCAGGCTTTGAAGCAGACACAAGCAAATGGGATTTGCTCACAGGTTATGAGTTTAATGAAGTGAAAGATCTCGCTGAACATTCTTTCCGTTCTATCGTGGCAGATGACCCGAATTCTGATCAAATGATCCACGGAACAAGTTTCTACCTTGTCAATCAGGAAGGAACGGTCGTCAAAACGTACAGTGGAAACAGCGATGTCCCTTACGATGAAATGGTTGAGGATATGAAAATCCTGATTAAAGAAGGCTCTGAATAATTGAGGATACAAGGAGAATCACTGATTTAATGGGTGATTCTTTTTTTCTGTGAACAAATCCCTTATTTTTCATTCCAAAATAAGGTTGATAAGGATTATAATGATAAAAATGGATGAAGGAGCGTTTATTATGAATATCCGGCCGATTGAAGTAAGTGATGCAGGAAGAATCGTGGAAATCATGCGTCAAAAAACTGTATTGCCCAATATCATTGCGTTGCCAAGCTTGAGGGTTGAGAAGTTTGAAAGCAGGTTGAAGAGCCCGGCACCAAATCAGCATGATTTTGTTGCAGAGATAGACGGTGTCGTCGTTGGTCTGTGTGGGCTGACTCAAGGTCTTGGCCGGCGTGCACATACCGGCACACTTTTCCTTTTCATAGATGAACAGTATCATAACCGGGGCATCGGTACAGCGCTGATTCATCATGCAATCGATCTGGCAGATAACTGGTTGATGCTTGAAAGAATCGAATTGACGGTCATTGACGCCAATCAGAGGGCAAAAGCGCTTTATGAGCGATTAGGCTTTGAAGTTGAAGGCTTCAAACATGGCTCCATCGTACGAAACGGCCGCTATGCAGGGGAATGCTGCATGGCCAGGTTCAGACCCGATGGAGCAGTAAAGAAGGAATATGATAAACTAAAAGAAACAGAACAGATGGAAAGCAGCAGGTGAGGATTCATTCGAAAAAACAAAGGGTTGTTGATCATTGATATTAGTATCACCCTATTTATACTGATTTGGGTCGTCAATTCATATTCTGAGGGTGAAATATGGAGGGGAACAATTTTCTCCGTATGCTTTGCCATCATGGTTGGTGTACTACTATTCAGATTCAAAAAGAAAGCGTAACGGGTGGGGAAGCTGCCCTGAACGACTTGACAATGTTCAGAGGAACGGCGTCATACTTCATCGTTTTCCCGAACATGTACAATCATGCAGCAAAAAATGAAAGTAGGATTAGCAGTTATGAAAGAATTATGGAGCGCTTTTAGCTGGGTCATCCCGATTCTCTTGTTGGTGACAATCTCCCTTATCTTTGCGGTTTCCTTTTGGAAGAAAAGAAGGGGAAAGGGAAGATGGATGAACCTGCTCCCTATCATATTTACATTTATTTCGGCGGGTGCGATTTGTTTGATCACATTAATACCCGTAACTTCCGGAAATGTCGCCGACGGGTCAGTGAATTTCGATCCCTTTTCAAACCTGAAATTGAACCTGGTTTATCGAAATCACCTGGATGTCCCGATCAGGAATTTGTCGGCAAACATTTTATTGTTTATCCCGTTTACCTTTTTTCTATCCTGGTGGTTACGGCATTCCAGGCAGCTTGTCGTCATGGTCACTTTTTTAGGGGCGATGTTTTCCTGCGGGATAGAATTTGCCCAATACTACCTGCCGCTGGGAAGGGCGACAGATATAGATGACTGGATCATGAATACGCTGGGTGCATTTATCGGAGGATCTCTCTTCGTGATTGTTAAATACATTTATTCAGTGATTGTCATCAACAAAAGACGGCAATAGTAGACGGTACAACTCTAAGATCTCCTATTAAAAATGTGGTTTGGTTTCCAGCTGCTGATTTTCGTGCAGCGCCTCTCCACAACGGTTGGAACCATCTCAATACGAATGAGCTATGGCACGAAAAAATCCGAACGGGGCTGATGTACCTGTTCGGATTTTTTTCTTGGTGAATCTTATTGTTACGGCCTTTAGCTAGTATTAAAAGGCTCTTTTCGCATAGATTGTTGCTATTATTTAACGCTAATATGAGCATCTCTCGCTACAATCAACCGCACCTCGCTTGTTTAAAAGCCACAATGTTGACGAAAACAGCCTGTTAAAAAAATCCATATTCCCCAGTAAAGGAATAACCCGGGCCCGGAAACCAAAGAATAACACTACATACGAAGGTGGTGGGTTCTGGTGGTGAAAAAAGGGTTAATAGGCATCCTGCTGACTGTCTGTCTGTTGGGGATATTCATCGTGATCATGCACGTGGATGTGAAAAACGGGGTGAAGCAATTTGGTGAATCCCATCCCATCAGAGAAACGGCGACCCGTAACGCCGACATCAGCATCTTCAAAACCGGAGAAAGCTTCTATGAAGCATTATTCGAAGATTGTAAGGCTGCAGAGGAACATATTTGGATCCACTTTTTCATCATCAGGGATGATTCAATTGCAAACGAGTTATTTGATCTGCTGATTGAAAAAGCCCAGAGGGGAGTCGATGTCAGATTATCGGTGGATTTTCTGGGATCGGATATTCGGGAGAGTACAGTAAAGAAACTGAGAGAGGGCGGTGTGTATGTGTTAAAAAGCAGGCCTGCAAGGATTCAAAACATCTCCTATTCCCTGCATCATCGTAACCACCGCCGGCTCATCTCCATCGATCAGCAGATCGGCTACATAGGGGGCTTCAATATGGGGGAGGAGTATTTGGGCAAAGACCCGAATCTGGGCTATTGGAGAGACTACCATCTCCGCTTGAACGGAAGCGCAGTTTATGAAATATCCAGGCAGTTCGCGATGGACTGGAAAGAAGACGGTGGCGGGCACATCCCTTATCCATTGCCGCCTGAATCACCTTTCAAAGAGTCAGGCAGCCCGGTGAAGTTCCTCTTTTCATCAGGGGAGGGGCTGGTTGATAAAACAGTCGGATGGATCAATCGGGCAGAAGAGAGCGTGACCATCACGACCCCTTATTTCATCCCCGATGAAAACCTTGTTTCTGCATTGAAGGATGCAGTGGAAAGGGGGGTGAAAGTAAATGTACTCGTACCCGATGATACAGATGCATGGTTTACAAAACCTCCGAGTTACGCCATTGAAGAAGAATTATTAACTAGCGGCGTTAACTTCTATTTATATCAAAAAGGCTTCTTTCATGGAAAAGTAATCATCATCGATCATCAGTGGGCGGACGTGGGGACGGCTAATTGGGATTCGAGAAGTTTTCACTTGAATGATGAAAGCAATGCAATCATCCAGGATGCTGAAGTGGCCCTCAAGCTGGAAGCGTTGATAAACGAAGATATGGAAGACAGTGCGAAGCTTACGATGGAATCATTTGATCAATTACCAATATGGCAATGGGTCTTGAAAAGTACACCAGGGTGGCTTTCTTATTATTTTTAATGGCTCTTTTCGTATAGATGGTTGCTATTATTAGACGTTAATGTGAGCATCTTCAGTAATTTGAGACTGCTTAATAAATCATCGAATCAAGGGCAATGAACCTGAATTAAATTTATCACTACTATTCAGAAGATGAATAAGCAGTTAGTTAAATTGATTTTTGGTTTTTATCTTCGATGGTTGATTCTCGCTGCAGATGCTCGACTCCTGCGGGAACTGATGGACAGGTGAGACCCACTGGCTTTGCATAAGTGTAAATCAATTTCAATTTAAGTAAAAATATTACAGTTTGTTTTACCTGTGGGAACAAAAAAGAGAAACTCTATATAAGATTATTGTTTGTTCCCATTTTTTGTAATATTATTTTATCATCCTTTTAACCTGTTTCTTTCTTTGCTTGACGATGAGAGCGACGGATCCAAAATCTACTTCTTTTGGAGGTTTGTCGGGGATCTTCTGCCTGCCTCTCGAAGTTCTTTTTGGTGTGTAGTCCAAGGCAGCTTGGAGGTCCCCCCATGTCCGATGGAGGTAAATCTGAATATGTCTAAGGATAGACAACATACTTTTTTGAGATTTCGTCTTCAACTTCACCATCAAAGTAAGAATATAGGTAATCATTGCGATAAACATTTGGTTCCAGATGCCTTTCGGTTTGGTACTCCAAACATTCACAAATCTTAGAGATTGTTTGATCCACTTAAAAAATATTTCAATGATCCAACGGTTTTTATAGATGTCTGCGATCTCACTTGGCGTTAAGTCCCATCTTGTCGTAGCTACTTTATACACTTTTCCATTCTCATCCTGATATTCCACTAATCGTACCGGCTCCATTTTCTTTTCTACACCTAATATTACTTTGGCATCTCTTAAGATTTGATCCCGACTCCCTTCAGGGATTTCACGCTCTTCCTCGACTTGTATGCGAATATCATTCTTTAATCGAATCACGAATTTAATGTTGTTTTTAATCCATTGATTCATCCTGATTTTATCCATATATCCACGATCCATCACATAGGTGGCATCGCTTGATTCGATTAAGAATTCTCCCCCTTCATGATCTGAAGCTTTCCCGTTGAAGGGACAATTTTATCGGGATAATATACATCCGGTGAGGCCACCACCAGACGGGTGTGCATTTTGACAACGTTCCAACCCTTGGTGACATAGGCCCATTCAGACAATACAGGCGGTAGCTTAATATGGGTCGCATCAACAATATGAAGTTTTCCGATATTCGGAAGGCCTGAAAATGAGTGCATATAGGGCTTTAGGTTATTGAGAACTTTGAAAAAAAGAGTTTGTAGAATAGTGGTATCTAATTCGTTTATCCTTCTACTTAGTTGAGAACTACTTATACTCTCGATTCCAATGTCATTCATAAAGTCCTGGTTCGCTTGCATTTGGGTGTCAAATTCAGGATACGATCCCCATTTATCCAATTGAGCCGTAACAAAAATTTTGACTAACTGTTCAATCGAAAGCTTTTTATTATTGTAATTTAAAAGTGGACAAGCCAAACCCTCGGTAGGTAATAACGATAAACATTGACTAATGACTGATTTTTGAGTTATCATAATGAGGTTAATTTGGTGCTCCTTTGTAGATAGTTTGTTTTTGGGAACAAACGCTCAACATATCTACAATAGGAGCTTTTTTTGTGTTTGTCTATCTATCAACGTGCCAAAAGAATAAAGAACTACAGCGCTTACTTGATATATAATTACTTTTTTTGGAAGTTACGCAAAGCCAGTGGGTGAGACCCCGCAGGACGAAGTCCGAGGAGGCTCACCGCCATCCCCGCGGAAAGCGAGCATCTCTCGCTGCAATCAACCGCATCTCGCTTGTCAAAAAGCCACAATGTTTACGAAAACACCCTTTTTAATAGAAATGTTTATAGGGGAGGAAAACATTTTGATTGAAAATGAAAATATGGTAAAGTGTTCTCATATATTGAAGATGTAACCACCTCTCTTAAAGAAAGGGATTGTTCATGAGCGAGCTCCTGTTTATTGCTTTGTTTATCTTTTCACTGCTGGTCATGACATTTTTGAACATTTTAAAAATGAGGCATGTTTCAAAATCCAGAAAATCTGTGGCGCTCAGTATTGTTATCTTCTCATTGATCGGCATGATGCTGACCGTCTTTTTTTATCTGCCGAACGCCTCATAATGAAGAACAGACAAGGTACCAAGAGAATGGAAAATGCTAAAGGCACCGGGGAGAAGCCTCGTGTGTCTTATTTTTGTTTTCGTCAGGATACATATCATTATCACCCTGTCTTCACAAAGGGTGATCGGCATCATTCCAGGCGGTTCTGGTTGATAAAAAGCCCCTTCCCGTTCTGCAAAGCGGCGGAATTTGATATGATAAGGAAATGGATAGGACAAGTCATTTAATATGTAAGAACAGATCGTTCAAAGTAGAATTGAATGACTGGGATTAAAGGAGAGTACGCATGAAAGCAGCAATGATATTTGACATGGATGGAACAATTTTTCAAACGAACCGGATTCTTGAAAACGCATTACAAGATGCCTTTCAGTATCTGCGAGACCAAGGGATGTGGAAGGGGGCGGCGCCATTGGATGAATATAAAGAGATAATGGGTGTGCCCCTTCCCGTCGTCTGGGGCACACTGCTTCCCCATCACCCGGTGGATGTGAGGAAGACGATGAACGAAATTTTTCACGAACGATTGATTGAAAATATATACAGAGGAAACGGTTCGCTGTATCCACACGCTGCTGACCTGTTTGAATACTTATCACAAAGAGGATACCCAATTTATATTGCCAGTAATGGACAGCCCAAGTACTTAAAGGCAATCGTAGAGCATTACAGGCTGGGCAGATGGATATCAGATTATTACAGCATCCAGAGTATTCAATCGGGGGATAAAGGTGAATTGATCCGGAGTATCAAGGAGGAACATCAACTGTCTTATGGAATGGTGATTGGTGATAGACTTTCAGATTTTATGGCGGCACACGCGAATCAGTTTCTTTCCGTCGGATGCGCATTTGATTTCTCCCAGGCACATGAATTAGCTGAAGCCGATATTGTTGTGGATGATTTGATTGAGGTCAAAAAGTTCTTGGAGAAAGTCAAGGAATGACAGGAGGGTTAGCGATGGAAGACGAGAAGTTAAAAATATTTGATGAAAACGGAAATGAGCGGGGTGCAGCAAGCAGGGCAGAAGTCCATCGCAAAGGATATTGGCATGAAACCTTCCACTGCTGGATTACCCATTTCGATGAGGCGGCAAAAGAAACCTATATTTATTTCCAATTGAGAAGTAAGGGCAAAAAGGATTATCCTGGCCTGCTTGATATCACAGCGGCAGGACACCTGCTGGCTTCAGAAACGATTGAAGACGGTGTCAGGGAGCTTCATGAAGAGTTGGGTCTAGACATTCCCTTTCATCTTCTGCAGCCACTTGGCAAGCTGAAGGGGGAACTTCATCAACCAGGCATGATCGACAGGGAAATCACCCATCTGTTCCTTTATTCAAAACCTGTCGATTATGGTGAATTTCATCTCCAATTGGAAGAAGTATCAGGCATCTTTCGGTCTACATTAAAAGATTTTAAGGACCTGCTCCTTGAAGTGATAGAGGAAATCTTCGTGGAAGGCTTTGAAATAAACGGGGAAGGGGAAAAGAAATTCCTCGGACGAAAAGTAGGGTTTCACCATTTCGTACCCCATGAAAAATCCTATTTGTTAGAAGTACATAAACGCATTTCCCAGTTTCTTTAAGAAAGTGATTCTTCCTGCCCATGGTCATAGAGGAGTGAAAAAGGGTATGATATTCATTTAGTACATACCAATCGGTGGAAATAGGGGGACTCAATTGAACGGCACAGCACATATGGCAATCGGAGCAGCAACAGGATTTACCGTGGCCAATTCATTCGGTTCAGATCCCGGCATCACAGCGACACTCGTCACGATCGGAGGGATCTCTGCCCTTATGCCAGATATGGATATTGATGGGAAACTCAGCAACAAACTGACTTTCTCTTCCTCCATGATAAAGGCAGTGGCGCAGATCATCGGGTTTCTTATGATGGTGTACAGCTATCTTGAGGGCTTTGGAAGGGAACGATGGCTCGGCATTGGATATGGTGCCGGCATGATGATCCTTTCAGCATTCATTACACAAAGAAGGATGCTGACAATCACAGGTATTGGAGTGACCGCCTGCGGATGGCAGTTGGATGAAACCTGGTTATGGTTGATCGGACTATTCATCTTCATCGCTTCCTTCGTTTCTCACAGAAGCTATACCCACTCGATCCTTGGTATCCTTTATTACGGAATTGTGGCCCATTACTTAGAGGCTTCCCTCATGATAGACGGTGTATTTGAGGCGTGTGTGACAGGGTACGCAAGTCATTTGATAGGGGATATGAAATTCCTTCCCTTCAATAAAAGGGGCATCAAGCTTTTCCTTCCGTTGTCTACGAAAGAACTGTAAAAATAAGCAATTGCCTATTGACCATTATTTTCCCATACATTAAAATAATGGAAACAGTTGTATATGGATATGCAATGATGAAGAGAAGTAACCGGTCGGAATACTGAAGAGAGCTGATGGCAGGTGGGAATCAGTGTAGGAAACCCGGTGAATGGACTTCTGAGCATCCATGCCGAACATAAGTAGGCTTTGGCGGATCCGGCCCACCGATAAAAGGGCAAGTGTATCGGAGTTGAACTCCAGTACATGACAAGTGCGTTTGCGAAATTGCAAACGAATGAAGGTGGCACCACGGGTTTCTCGTCCTTTTTATAAGGACGGGGAGCCCTTTTTGTGTTCCTGAAAACATAAAGAGAGGGGAATCGCTATGAAAAAACAAGTACTGACCGGCATCAAGCCAACCGGACGCATTCACCTGGGAAATTACATCGGCGCCATCAAACCCGCCATGAAGCTTGCAGATTACGAGACCTATGAAACAGCTTATTTCGTAGCCGATTATCACGGTCTTACAAAGATACATGACCGGGATGAAATGAAGGATCTTTCCTACGGTGTGGCAGCTGCATGGTTGGCACTCGGCCTGGATCCAGAAAGGTCGATCTTTTACAGGCAATCGGATATTCCGGAAATCTTCGAGTTAAGCTGGATACTTGCATGTTTTGCTCCGAAAGGATTATTGAACCGTGCCCATGCCTACAAATCGATCGTGGAAGAAAATGCCGTTGCCGGCCGGGAGTCCGATCATGGAGTGAATATGGGGGTGTTCACGTATCCGATCCTGATGGCCGCAGACATCCTCCTCTTTCAAACAGAATTGGTCCCGGTGGGAAAAGATCAGGTCCAGCACGTGGAAATTGCACGGGACATCGCTGAGAATTTCAATAAAGTCTACGGGGAAACATTCACTCTGCCAGAGTATGTCATAGAAGAAGATACGGCTGTCATACCAGGATTGGACGGCCGGAAAATGAGCAAAAGCTATAATAATACGATACCTCTATTTGAGGAACCGAAAAAGCTGAAGAAATTAATCAATAAAATCAAAACAGATTCTTCATTGCCTGAAGAACCGAAAGATCCTGACACATCGATCATTTTTTCCTTATATAAAGAATTTTCAACTCCTGAACAAGCGGCTGTCATGAAGGAAAAGTATCATTCAGGAATCGGATGGGGTGAAGCCAAATCAGAGCTGTTTCAAGTGATGGATTCCTACTTAGAGAAACCAAGGTCCAGATATAACGAATTGATGGCCAATCCGCACGAAATCGACCGGATTTTACAAAGAGGAGCGGAACGGGCGAGGGAAAAGATCACTCCATTCATGAAGGAAATCAGAGAAAGAATTGGCATGTGATCAGGAAAGAGCCGCATCCGGGGAAAGATGCGGCTCTTTATTTATGGTTTAAGAATGACTTTGATATTTCCATCCGCTTTCTTATCAAAAATATCATATCCTTTTGCGGCATCTTCCAGCGGCAGGACATGGGTGATGATGTCTGTAGGATCAAATTCATTGTTCTCGATCATATCATATAGTTTGGGCATCAGGTGGATGACAGGTGCCTGTCCCATTTTCAAAGAAACATTTCGGCTGAAGAAATCTCCCAATGGGAAGCGGTTGGCTTCCGTTGCATACACGCCGGTCAACTGAACAGTCCCAAATTTACGGACGGCTTGTGAAGCGGTTTTAATCGGGCTGATTGTCCCGAACTGATTATCGAACTCAGAACCGAATGTTTCATTTGGCTGGACGGTTCCATCCATCCCTACACAATCAATCACAACATCAGCACCGCCCTTTGTATCTTCATGTAAAAGGGAGCCGATATCTTCATAGTTTTTGAAATTATAGATGTCCACTTGATTGGTCCGTTTCGCATGATCAAGACGGTGATCGACCTGGTCGACAGCGATGACCCTTTCGGCACCTTTCAATTTAGCGAATTTCTGTGCCATCAATCCAATCGGCCCACTCCCAAGTACGATGACCGTATCTCCTTTTTTGACGCCACTGTGCTCTACACTCCAAAAGGCGGTAGGGATGACATCTGACAGAAACAGGACGCTTTCATCTTCCAACTGACTTGATTCAGGGACTTTGAATGATGTGAAATCGGCATAAGGAACGCGTAAGTACTGAGCCTGACCTCCGGGATATCCCCCGTTCATTTCAGTGAAACCGAACAGACCCCCTACCTCACCATGAGGGTTGGACTCATCGCATTGACTCTCCATCTGGTTCTCGCAGAAAAAGCAGCTTCCACAGCCAATGTTGAAAGGGATAACGACGCGGTCTCCTTTTTTCAGTGTTTTTACGTCAGGTCCGACCTCTTCTACGATTCCCATCGGTTCATGACCAACCACGTAATCCTTCTCAGGCTCGATCCCTCCTTTATAAAGATGAAGATCAGAACCACATATGCCACTAGCCGTAATTCTCACAATCATATCTGTTCGTTCTTGAATGGCAGGGTCCTCTACTTCTTTCACGACCATTTTTTCTTTTCCTTGAAATGTAACACCTTTCACCTTCATCACTCCTGTCAATTTTGTAAGATTCTTCTATGTGTATACACCATTTCCATGGGACGTAAACCAACGAATGTTTTAAACCTTAGGGGATCACATCCTTGGTGTTCAATAAACGTTGCTAACCAGCAGTGTGAAAAAGCATAAGTATGGAATGAATTACCAAATGCATGGTGTGGAAGATTCAATGAGAACATTCCACATTGATCTAAAGTTTGTTCTGTTAAATGACCGGTTGTGAGTCATAGCGAATAAAAAGTAATTGCGTTTCTTTTTTAAAAATTCTCACTTTTCATTGACAGCCATGCTTACTTGTTATAAAGTATGAGAAAGTTAAACTTCACACAATCAAATAATTTCTTATCTAGAGAGGTAGAGGGACTGGCCCGACGACACCTCAGCAACCAGCCGCAGTTACAGGTATGGTGCTAATTCCAGCAAGTTGATGTCAACTTGGACGATAAGAGGGAGAAAGAATAGACAAAACCTTCTTATTTTATAAGAAGGTTTTTTGTTTTTTCCCTTTTCGATTTCAGTGGAAGAAAAGGAGAGAATGAACGTGAGTAAACATATTGAAA
The nucleotide sequence above comes from Bacillus sp. KH172YL63. Encoded proteins:
- a CDS encoding zinc-dependent alcohol dehydrogenase, which translates into the protein MKGVTFQGKEKMVVKEVEDPAIQERTDMIVRITASGICGSDLHLYKGGIEPEKDYVVGHEPMGIVEEVGPDVKTLKKGDRVVIPFNIGCGSCFFCENQMESQCDESNPHGEVGGLFGFTEMNGGYPGGQAQYLRVPYADFTSFKVPESSQLEDESVLFLSDVIPTAFWSVEHSGVKKGDTVIVLGSGPIGLMAQKFAKLKGAERVIAVDQVDHRLDHAKRTNQVDIYNFKNYEDIGSLLHEDTKGGADVVIDCVGMDGTVQPNETFGSEFDNQFGTISPIKTASQAVRKFGTVQLTGVYATEANRFPLGDFFSRNVSLKMGQAPVIHLMPKLYDMIENNEFDPTDIITHVLPLEDAAKGYDIFDKKADGNIKVILKP
- the cls gene encoding cardiolipin synthase produces the protein MVKKGLIGILLTVCLLGIFIVIMHVDVKNGVKQFGESHPIRETATRNADISIFKTGESFYEALFEDCKAAEEHIWIHFFIIRDDSIANELFDLLIEKAQRGVDVRLSVDFLGSDIRESTVKKLREGGVYVLKSRPARIQNISYSLHHRNHRRLISIDQQIGYIGGFNMGEEYLGKDPNLGYWRDYHLRLNGSAVYEISRQFAMDWKEDGGGHIPYPLPPESPFKESGSPVKFLFSSGEGLVDKTVGWINRAEESVTITTPYFIPDENLVSALKDAVERGVKVNVLVPDDTDAWFTKPPSYAIEEELLTSGVNFYLYQKGFFHGKVIIIDHQWADVGTANWDSRSFHLNDESNAIIQDAEVALKLEALINEDMEDSAKLTMESFDQLPIWQWVLKSTPGWLSYYF
- a CDS encoding HAD hydrolase-like protein — protein: MKAAMIFDMDGTIFQTNRILENALQDAFQYLRDQGMWKGAAPLDEYKEIMGVPLPVVWGTLLPHHPVDVRKTMNEIFHERLIENIYRGNGSLYPHAADLFEYLSQRGYPIYIASNGQPKYLKAIVEHYRLGRWISDYYSIQSIQSGDKGELIRSIKEEHQLSYGMVIGDRLSDFMAAHANQFLSVGCAFDFSQAHELAEADIVVDDLIEVKKFLEKVKE
- a CDS encoding tryptophan--tRNA ligase — encoded protein: MKKQVLTGIKPTGRIHLGNYIGAIKPAMKLADYETYETAYFVADYHGLTKIHDRDEMKDLSYGVAAAWLALGLDPERSIFYRQSDIPEIFELSWILACFAPKGLLNRAHAYKSIVEENAVAGRESDHGVNMGVFTYPILMAADILLFQTELVPVGKDQVQHVEIARDIAENFNKVYGETFTLPEYVIEEDTAVIPGLDGRKMSKSYNNTIPLFEEPKKLKKLINKIKTDSSLPEEPKDPDTSIIFSLYKEFSTPEQAAVMKEKYHSGIGWGEAKSELFQVMDSYLEKPRSRYNELMANPHEIDRILQRGAERAREKITPFMKEIRERIGM
- a CDS encoding SCO family protein codes for the protein MLKTKSFIVVMTIIGILLAGCSNSDFQAETDYDVKDFSYTNQNNEKVSLKDLNGQVWIADFVFTSCETVCPPMTFNLAKLQAKLKEEGVEDYRIVSFSVDPEKDTPEVLKEYISGFEADTSKWDLLTGYEFNEVKDLAEHSFRSIVADDPNSDQMIHGTSFYLVNQEGTVVKTYSGNSDVPYDEMVEDMKILIKEGSE
- a CDS encoding transposase; this encodes MESSDATYVMDRGYMDKIRMNQWIKNNIKFVIRLKNDIRIQVEEEREIPEGSRDQILRDAKVILGVEKKMEPVRLVEYQDENGKVYKVATTRWDLTPSEIADIYKNRWIIEIFFKWIKQSLRFVNVWSTKPKGIWNQMFIAMITYILTLMVKLKTKSQKSMLSILRHIQIYLHRTWGDLQAALDYTPKRTSRGRQKIPDKPPKEVDFGSVALIVKQRKKQVKRMIK
- a CDS encoding NUDIX hydrolase, whose translation is MEDEKLKIFDENGNERGAASRAEVHRKGYWHETFHCWITHFDEAAKETYIYFQLRSKGKKDYPGLLDITAAGHLLASETIEDGVRELHEELGLDIPFHLLQPLGKLKGELHQPGMIDREITHLFLYSKPVDYGEFHLQLEEVSGIFRSTLKDFKDLLLEVIEEIFVEGFEINGEGEKKFLGRKVGFHHFVPHEKSYLLEVHKRISQFL
- a CDS encoding metal-dependent hydrolase, with protein sequence MNGTAHMAIGAATGFTVANSFGSDPGITATLVTIGGISALMPDMDIDGKLSNKLTFSSSMIKAVAQIIGFLMMVYSYLEGFGRERWLGIGYGAGMMILSAFITQRRMLTITGIGVTACGWQLDETWLWLIGLFIFIASFVSHRSYTHSILGILYYGIVAHYLEASLMIDGVFEACVTGYASHLIGDMKFLPFNKRGIKLFLPLSTKEL
- a CDS encoding VanZ family protein, which translates into the protein MKELWSAFSWVIPILLLVTISLIFAVSFWKKRRGKGRWMNLLPIIFTFISAGAICLITLIPVTSGNVADGSVNFDPFSNLKLNLVYRNHLDVPIRNLSANILLFIPFTFFLSWWLRHSRQLVVMVTFLGAMFSCGIEFAQYYLPLGRATDIDDWIMNTLGAFIGGSLFVIVKYIYSVIVINKRRQ
- a CDS encoding GNAT family N-acetyltransferase, with the translated sequence MNIRPIEVSDAGRIVEIMRQKTVLPNIIALPSLRVEKFESRLKSPAPNQHDFVAEIDGVVVGLCGLTQGLGRRAHTGTLFLFIDEQYHNRGIGTALIHHAIDLADNWLMLERIELTVIDANQRAKALYERLGFEVEGFKHGSIVRNGRYAGECCMARFRPDGAVKKEYDKLKETEQMESSR